A single genomic interval of Flavihumibacter rivuli harbors:
- a CDS encoding immunoglobulin-like domain-containing protein produces the protein MRKKLFKILVAMSITGFVATSCKKETTDGISREVKVSYPEITLKGEELVVLPVGANYTDQGAILKDDITGKESDLAPTSDNVDTDVPGLYLVIFSASNANGFETTVARRVAVTSVTNTVNRSGTYVRTATGVSCFVERVSEGVYKVTNPGGAGIGTNIIVYMVETEKGKYTCPAQPTDAGTMSVTEINFTEGGSTWRVLNAGYGNGLRTFVKQ, from the coding sequence ATGCGTAAAAAGTTATTCAAGATATTGGTCGCCATGTCGATCACCGGATTCGTAGCCACTTCATGTAAGAAGGAAACCACGGATGGCATTTCCAGGGAAGTTAAAGTGAGTTACCCGGAAATCACCCTGAAAGGGGAGGAATTGGTTGTACTGCCGGTAGGTGCCAACTATACAGACCAGGGAGCGATCCTGAAGGATGATATTACAGGAAAGGAGTCTGATCTGGCGCCTACATCAGATAATGTGGACACCGATGTGCCCGGTCTGTACCTGGTTATTTTCAGCGCTTCCAATGCGAATGGTTTTGAAACGACCGTAGCCAGGAGGGTAGCGGTTACTTCGGTAACCAATACGGTCAACCGCTCCGGCACCTATGTTCGTACTGCCACAGGGGTTTCCTGTTTCGTTGAGCGGGTATCAGAGGGTGTGTATAAGGTGACCAACCCCGGCGGGGCCGGTATTGGTACAAATATCATCGTGTATATGGTGGAAACGGAGAAGGGTAAATATACCTGCCCGGCCCAGCCTACTGATGCGGGAACCATGTCTGTTACCGAGATCAATTTCACCGAAGGGGGATCTACCTGGAGGGTGTTGAATGCAGGTTATGGAAATGGTCTAAGGACTTTTGTAAAACAATAA
- a CDS encoding fasciclin domain-containing protein has product MKKISNLVVCAMMAMVLVSCQGNQQPESQGAAATTNVPDGGQSTVQDDESQKDVVKVAAASADHTTLVAAVKAAELVDVLSNAGPFTVFAPTNAAFDKLPAGTVEGLLKPEAKADLQNILQYHVYVGGIKTEQMQDGQVLGQANGDNITLSVKDGVVTVNGTAKIIASVPASNGIVHVIDAVLLPPAKK; this is encoded by the coding sequence ATGAAGAAGATCTCCAATCTTGTGGTTTGCGCAATGATGGCAATGGTGCTGGTTTCCTGCCAGGGTAACCAACAGCCGGAGAGCCAGGGTGCAGCCGCAACAACCAATGTGCCCGATGGCGGACAATCAACAGTACAGGATGATGAATCCCAAAAGGATGTAGTTAAAGTCGCGGCAGCCAGTGCCGACCATACTACATTGGTGGCTGCGGTGAAAGCCGCAGAACTGGTGGATGTATTATCCAATGCAGGCCCCTTTACGGTTTTTGCGCCTACCAATGCCGCCTTTGATAAATTACCAGCCGGAACCGTTGAAGGATTATTGAAGCCGGAAGCGAAAGCTGACCTGCAAAATATCCTGCAATACCATGTGTATGTTGGAGGTATCAAGACTGAGCAAATGCAGGATGGCCAGGTGCTGGGCCAGGCCAATGGCGATAATATTACCCTTTCTGTTAAGGACGGCGTAGTGACCGTGAATGGTACTGCAAAGATCATTGCTTCCGTTCCTGCCAGTAATGGTATAGTGCATGTAATTGATGCGGTGTTACTGCCGCCTGCCAAGAAGTGA
- a CDS encoding group III truncated hemoglobin produces the protein MQALKNDIAGRKDIELLINTFYEKVRSNQLISHYFTQVDWDHHLPIMYQFWENILFYTGGYNGNPMQIHHRLHQRNPLDKESFQEWLNLFNETVDNLFSGNNADLIKQRALSIATIMQIKILYPDNQAKPLGS, from the coding sequence ATGCAGGCTTTAAAGAACGATATAGCTGGCAGGAAAGACATTGAATTGCTGATCAACACCTTTTATGAAAAGGTTAGGTCCAACCAGTTGATCAGCCATTACTTTACACAGGTAGACTGGGACCACCATTTGCCCATCATGTATCAATTCTGGGAAAACATCCTTTTTTATACCGGTGGCTATAATGGCAACCCCATGCAGATCCACCATCGCCTTCACCAGCGCAACCCTCTGGACAAGGAAAGTTTCCAGGAATGGCTGAACCTATTCAATGAAACCGTCGACAACCTTTTCTCCGGAAATAATGCGGACCTGATCAAACAAAGGGCGCTCTCCATCGCCACCATCATGCAGATCAAGATCCTCTATCCCGATAACCAGGCCAAACCCTTAGGTTCCTGA
- a CDS encoding ABC transporter permease subunit codes for MKKITKYILLDILKNRTVIAYTLLLLVISLGLFSMEEHPSKAILSLLNLTLIITPLVSIIFSTIYLYNAQEFIELMVAQPIRRTSLLSSIYLGICISLCIAVMIGIGIPILLFSADSTGLTLVFTALGLSLVFCSLALLAAVLTRDKAKGIGLALLLWFYFAFIYDGIVLMILFQFADYPLEKAMIAMSSLNPIDLGRILLLLKLDISAMMGFTGAVFKSFLGSSFGSIFAATVMTLWIILPSWWAIRKFNKKDL; via the coding sequence ATGAAAAAGATCACCAAATACATCTTACTCGATATCCTGAAGAACAGGACCGTCATTGCCTATACCCTACTCCTGCTGGTCATTTCACTGGGATTATTTTCGATGGAAGAGCATCCTTCCAAGGCCATTCTCAGTTTGCTGAACCTTACCCTGATCATCACGCCGCTGGTAAGCATCATTTTCAGCACCATCTACCTGTATAATGCGCAGGAGTTCATTGAGCTGATGGTAGCACAACCCATCCGAAGGACCAGTTTACTGAGCAGCATATACCTGGGTATTTGTATATCGCTTTGCATCGCAGTAATGATAGGCATCGGGATTCCCATCCTCTTATTCAGTGCCGACAGCACCGGACTCACGCTGGTCTTTACGGCCCTTGGATTAAGCCTGGTATTTTGTTCATTGGCATTACTGGCAGCCGTTCTAACGAGGGATAAGGCCAAGGGGATCGGATTGGCATTGTTGCTTTGGTTCTATTTTGCCTTCATCTATGATGGCATAGTCCTGATGATCCTCTTCCAATTTGCTGACTACCCCTTGGAAAAAGCCATGATCGCCATGAGCAGCCTGAACCCGATAGACCTGGGAAGAATACTGCTCCTGCTAAAACTGGACATCTCCGCTATGATGGGCTTTACCGGCGCCGTATTCAAATCTTTCCTGGGCAGTTCCTTTGGATCTATCTTTGCGGCCACCGTAATGACCCTATGGATCATCCTGCCCTCCTGGTGGGCTATCCGAAAATTCAATAAAAAAGATCTTTAA